The Anaerotignum faecicola DNA segment ATTGCACTTGCCTGCAGCCCTGAACTTTTGCTGGCAGATGAACCAACTACTGCGCTGGATGTAACTATTCAGGCGCAGGTGTTGGAAATGATTAATGAATTAAGAAAAAAATATAATACATCTATGATTATGATTACCCACGATTTAGGTGTTGTGGCAAAGGTGAGTGATGAGGTTGCCATTGTATATGCAGGAAAGATTATTGAACAGGGAAGTAAGGAGGAAATTTTTGAACATCCAACTCATCCTTACACAAGGGGACTGTTTGGTGCCATTCCCAATATAAAGGCAGATGTCAGAAGGCTTTCC contains these protein-coding regions:
- a CDS encoding ATP-binding cassette domain-containing protein, coding for AERAAEMLEMVGITRERYNEYPHQFSGGMKQRVIIAIALACSPELLLADEPTTALDVTIQAQVLEMINELRKKYNTSMIMITHDLGVVAKVSDEVAIVYAGKIIEQGSKEEIFEHPTHPYTRGLFGAIPNIKADVRRLS